CCCGTTTTGTTTGTCCCCTTATGTCATTGTCGCCAACAATTCTTGCCATGCCAAAATCTGAAATTTTTGGGTTCAGGTCACAGTCAAGTAGAATATTGCTCGTCTTTAAATCACGGTGAATGATCCTTAATCTTGAGTATTTGTGAAGATACAGAAGACCTTGAGCAATCCCTTCAATAATGCTCATGCGCCTCTCCCAGTCCAAAAGTACATGTTTGCTTGAATCTGCACCCAGTTCATCACATTATGTAAGCAAGAAAACAGATTAACAGTTAATTGACTAATAATTGGAAGCATTGATTAAAAGCTTGAAAGATCTTGGACAAACCAAAGATGAAGGAATTCAGACTATTGTTGGGCATGAACTCATATATTAGTATGCTTTCTTCTGCTTCAATGCAGCATCCCAAAAGCCTAACCAAATTCCTGTGTTGAAGCTTACAAATTACCGAGACTTCGTTCTTGAACTCCTCCAATCCTTGCCTGGAAATTTTCGAAAGCCTTTTCACTGCAATTTCTTGTCCTTCTTGAAGCAACTTACCCTGCAGTTTCCATACACATGTTGAAGGTAAATAATTGAGACTTGGCATGCCAACAAAACAATCACTGATTGCAACCGATTCAAAGCAGGGAACTGAAGTATTGCCTTATACACAGGCCCATATCCACCTTCCCCAAGCTTATTAGACTCTGCAAAGTAATCAGTTGCAGTCTTAATTGCAGAAAAACTAAAAAACGGTAGATCTTGGTCTTTCTGTCTGCCTAATTCCATGTTATTTGCACTTCTAGCTTCATTGAGTTGTATAGGCGATGCATCATTGGAGCACATTTGGAATAACCTTGCTTGATCAGATTCTCGTTTGGTTACTTGATCTTCTGGTAACAATAAATGGAAAAGGCTGCTTCTAAATTATGAAAGTCGAAATAAATAAAATAGAATTTCTGATGCATGAAAACTACAAAATATCGCTGTTTGACACTATTTACATGATGCATCTAAACACAACCCCACTGGAGTGTAGGAATATTACTGTAACAGTGTAAATAGCAGTCCCCAGATATAGTTTACACAAATACATTAAAACATTTAAACACAGACCTTTACGTTTCCTTCTGCAACGCATATACCAGTAGAACGAGATTGAAATAGAAATCAAGAGGGAACCCAAAGGAACTGCGACTGACAACCAGAGCTTCCACTGCTTACCATCTGGAGAATGAAGACAATGTTCATATACAAGTTAAAATTGCATTTACAACTAGAACTAACCATGATGAAATAGTGTAAATATTTTCCCAATTATCCATAGGAAAGCAGTGTATGTTGCCAGATTTCAAATCTGAATCTTATTGTTGTCAAATGAGATCTTCATGATCAATTAGTCCCAACTGTAGTAACATAACTCGCCAGACTAAATTCATTACAATTTAGTACGTTTACATTTGACAATTAGATTGGTTTGTGACTTTGTGCTTTCGTATCTAGAATCACAATGCAAAAGATTACGATTGAAAAAATCAGGAAGAGATATTCTCATTAAAATACTTGCAAACTTTCAGGAATCAATGCAAAACCAGCTTGATTACTAAAATGTAAAGTTACAACAACATTCATATCCTTCAGCTGCCTATTGTTTAGATGCAAATGTTTCTAAGCGACCACTATATGTTTCCAATCAGTTATTCATACTAGAAGTAGTTAGGTGACATTATCTATATACATATATATATATATATATGTATGTATGTATGTATGTATACATATATATGATAATTACTTTTCTTATCCTAAGGCAAGCTTTCACAACACTGAAAAAAATTATTTTACAGCTCATGTCAGTTCGTTATAATGCATTTGATTGCAAAAGGATAAAATACTAATTTGCTGATGACAGAAGAGTATCTTCAAGTTTGAGGGAAGGTTTTTTATTAATTATAAGTAGCTAGAAAATTTGATTAATATATTGTCTATGAAAGGGAGGAGAATTGGAACAGCAGGTAAGTAACACGTCCAGCTTTGCTGTTTTGACTCAGTTTGCAGTGTTCTCATAGACTTATTATTTGTCAGCATATTATAGTTAATACCAACTGCTTTTATAATATTGATCGAGATGCCACAACAGAACCAATAATCTATTGCACAGAGACAATCATTTAACATTTGTTGAAAATATATACCTGTAGTCTCCCCAAACATTATAGTATCAAAACACACACATCAGAAAGTCAAAGTAAGCAAACCAAAGAATTTCAAACCACCTAACCTTTCGATAAACAAAAAGATTAAACTATGCACCAGGATAAGAATTCAAATCAACAGACTTTCTATATTGAATCCACCAACATTGTGATTGATTAATTCAGAGTTTCGTAGTCTACATTGCAAACGACTGTACTTCATATAATAAGCTCTTTGTCATTATTGTTAATGCAAACTATTTTGTCAAAAAACAATTTAACATATTGTGTTGATGTGAGAATGTTCATAAGCTATTAATAATGGAATATGCACACGGTTTCATTCCACAAATGCAACCCTTCGGTTTGGCTTGGAGGGGGATTCCAGTTTAATCCTAATTTCACTGCCAAAACCTCATCCTCAAGCCATACCAAGAGGTTTCTGTTTGGTCCACAAAGTGCATAATCTGCTAAAGGCCAGACCATGTATGCGTGTGTGTAAACATAAGCATTCTGTAAAGGGATCCCTAATTAAGTTGATCACATAGGGATCACATGTAGAGCCCCTAAGGATGATTGAACTAGAAGACTTAAAAAAAATGAAAATTTCAAATCATTAGACCACATTGCAGGATTGACCTGCATGTGATCACAATGGGATCCCCTTACAGAAAGGCCCTGTGCGTGTGTGCACAATTAACTATATCAGTTCAGAGTTATAGACTTACCACTTGAATCACCACTGCGGATGTAAATAACCCCCGCGCCCTTCTCTACAATCATCAATAGATTTTGTTTGCTCCCAAAATAAAGTTGGCATCCTGATTGTCCATTCTCAAGTGAAGTGAATGCAGTACAGGAACAATTGTTTTTGCACAGTGTTTCACAATCAGCAGTCCACAAATAGGTGGAATCATTACTAGTGTTAGATGGCAGCAAGCCATTCATCTCAGAAAATTTACCATCATTGTCACACATAGATGGTAGTGAAGTCAAGCACCTCCCAGTATTTCCACCATTTGAATCTTCACACAAAGCATGACTCACATTAGAAATCTTCCCATCCAGCATAAGATACTGGTCCAGCGTTCCTGTTGAAGCCATCACAAACCACATCAGGTCATAGTTCTTCGGGGTGCTAAAAGTGTAGAAGGCATCAGATCCATTGGACTGGAAACTGAAATTGTACATATTCCCAGCAGATGAGTTCTCAAAAATAAACCGTAAGCCATTTCCATTCCAAAAACCAACATCCATCACAGCTCCATCTCCTCGCCAAACCGAAATCCTAGTGTGATCGTTGGCATCAATGCTTAAGGTAAATAGGCCACGGATCGGGTTTTGGGGACTTGCCCAAGAAACAAGAATGTGAAAGGTTTGCAGGGTTGTGTTTAGTCCAAATAGCCCAATCTTCATCCCAGGGAGAAAAGTATCAGTCGGAATATCAAAACTCTGCCATATAGTAGTACCTGAATCTGCTTCCTTGAGGACCAAGTTTCCAGTATCAAGAAGTGTTGCGCTTGTGTTGGTTGTAGTGGTGGAAAGACTTCCTGTGTTGACTATCAGTAGCACTTGTCGACGGTCTGTGAGAACCAAATTCCCAGACCGGATTTGAACCACGCCAGATGAATCCATTATGGGGTTTTCGCGGTCTACCCAGACAACCTTGTTTGCATCAGCTTTGAACCAAATTCCCAGATAGTAATAACCTGAAGAGCTTTCATTGAATAGGCCAAGCACGAAAACTCCACCAGCTGAAACCAGGGTTTGACTGCCCCTCAATGTGTCTGAAGGTGTAAGTGTGTCTGTTGCAAGTGATGAAAACGAAAAGCAGCTAAGAAATGTCAAGCAAATGAAAGGAAGAAACATGGCCATTGCAGAGTCAGAGAAGGTGCAAAACAGATGAACTAATGCAAGCTAGACTGGTTCAGATGAATTACAAGCTTACTAGCTAGCTAGTATTGTAATTTCTAAGTAAATGTAATACTTTTTCCTTGCATTCTCACTGATGCAGCTTCATTAGTCAAATATTTACAGTTAAGAATTCCAAAAGAAAATCTTGAGTTGGCCAGTTAGCCCATTTCTTAGTCCTCAAGCCAGATATCAGATGATTCTCTGGGTAATGAAAATCGATAGCGATATAAAATATTACAATTCAATGTTCAATGCTGATGTAAACTTCTACAGACTACTGACTTTTTCTTTGGAACTGAGCCTACTGATTAAGTAACTTAATGATTCAGGAATACATAATTCGACCACCCTTTCTAAATTGCTATCTGAAACTATGCAGTAAATCAAACCAAGTCAACTATATGAATACATATGTAAATCACAAAGATTGTGAAGCCAATCACTTACACAGAACTAAATAGAAGGCAAAAATAATGGACATATATATGAAACAACATTGATGGCATGCAACATTCAACAGGAAAACTTATAAGCTGGTTGTTTGTACCTTCTATATAGAAAAAAAAAAAAAAAAAAAAAAAAAAAAAACCAAGATGTGAAAACTGATGCCAGTTACTTCTGCAATCCAACCTCTGATTGAGAAAACTTTGCTTAAACTCTTGTGGTTCAAGCCCACAAGAGGTTCTGGGATCATCATCTGTGTCCACACTCCACACACACTCGTAAGGAAAGCTGTTCAAGATGTGGGTTATCTTTTGGGAAAGTGGTTGATGAAATGCTCAGAGCTGGTAAAATATAAATCTCAAAATTCAAGTCTTTACTGGTAAAAACAGTTAAGCCACAACCCACAGCATAGGTGGCACACATGCAAACATGCATGTATTGGACTAAGCCCACTATGAATTTATAGATTTATTGATCTAATTAATGATACATTAATCTATGATGCTGCTACAACAACTGAAAATACTTGTTGTCAAAATGCATAAATGGGTGAAAAATGAGCATGCCCATTTACATTACATTACACTTTTGATACAAGAAAATTAAAAGTTTACAAGAAGAGCAAATCAGCAATATTGTTAATTGCAAAGCATGGTGAATTCTAACATATATATGCTACCCTGCCATGTTCTTCTGAAATGGACAAATGGTTATGTCATATTGAGAGAAGTACACATCTTTTCCTACTTGAAGAATGAAGATGAATCTGCATCAGGGGAACTTAACTGACTAAAAAATGCAGGCTCTTTAGGAAGAGGTAGAGCAAATGACCGGTTGATCAGCGGAGAAACAAAAAGGTAAAAGAACTTTAAAAAAATGGTGAGAGTTATAGATTGAGTATAATCAACAATTTTTTCCTGACAGATACAAATCTATAGACACTTCAGCACAACTAAATAAATAAACCAATTAAACACCTTGAACATGACTCCAAGTTGAAACACTGAATTCCATACTTTTAACTGGATATGGTACTAGGTACCAAAATTTTGGTTCAAAATATAAAGATTCAGCCAGATTGTCCCATTATTTGCTGAATTATTTAAAGCAAAAGCTTAGGTTTCTATAGAATGGTCACTGTGTATGAATATTGAAAGAAGAATTCCCTGGTTTTATGTGAGCATCTCCTTGTGCTATATTACAAATTTATTTATTTAATACAAAGTAAAATAAATTTATTTAACCTGTACATCAACCTTATTATCCACAAAGCCTGGGAAATTCTTATTTCATTTTTTTACCTGCCATGCTCTTCTGAAATGGTTACATCATTCTTAGACAAATCTGTTTGCCTACTTTGCAATGAATTTCCACCTGTGGAACTTGACTGACTCAAGAATGCAGGTTCTTTAGGAACACGCAGAGCAAATGACTCATTGCTAAGCATAGCAACAACATCCAACATTGTTGGTCGATCAATAGCTCTTTCTTGCACACATAAAAGACCCATCTGAATGTATCTTGTAACTTCACTGCTTGAACAAGAAGCATGAAATGCTGAATCCATCAGCTCCATGCCGTTGTCATCTTTCCACAGATTCCAGGCCTGAGTTATCAAATTTTCAGAATCTTGGCAACAAATGCATGTAGACGTTACAAATTGTTTGCCAGCAGGAGGATTTATAGGCCTTACCTTGCTGAGCAAGTTTTTGGATTGATCCGCCTGAAAGAAGGCAATGTTCTTCTTGCTACTTATGATCTCTAATACAATCACCCCGAAGCTAAACACATCTGACTTTTCAGAAAACAGGCCATCCATAGCATACTCAGGAGCCATATAACCACTAAAGTTAAATGGATAAGCTGCATTAGTTACTGAGTTTTCAGATAAATCAACCTTTTTGAAAGCCTTAACGATCACCAAATCATATGAAATTTTGTAGAGGTGATCTACTCATATAGACCTAAGATATGAACGGTGGAGATGTAAAATTATAATCGGGAAGTTGGTGTAATGCCTTATCCTTATGAATGGCTTAAAATAGGGATCCCTCATTGGAAGAGCCCTATATATATATATATATATTTAATTATCATACTTGTCACTCAGGTGGGATGAACCACTTACAAGTTACAACTTACAAAAACTGATCCCACTTTTATGATAGATGTGATTAAAAAAGTGTTAACTAAACATAGAACATATATTTTCATTATAAAACTGATCGATAAACCAAAAGAAGGGATATATATGTATATGTTTGCTTACAATGTACCAACAACTCGGTTTGTTTGTCCTCTTGTGTCATTGTCGCCAAATATTCTTGCCGTGCCAAAATCAGATATTTTGGGATTCAAATCTCTGTCCAGCAGAATATTGCTGGTCTTTAAATCACGGTGAATGATCCTTAATCTCGAGTACTTATGAAGATACAGAAGACCTTGAGCAATCCCTTCAATAATGTTAATACGCGTTCTCCAATCTAAATGTACCTGTTTAGTTGAATCTGCACCGAACAATTCAATCTTTCTATGTAAACAAACATCATCAAATAGAATTTATAGAAAAGAGGATTACAAGAATGGGAAACACGGGAAAATTTAAATATAAATGATTCGGAACAAACCGAAAATAAAGGAATCCAGACTTCTGTTGGGCATGTACTCATAAACTAGTATGCTTTCTTCTGCTTCAATGCAGCATCCCAAAAGCCTGACCAAATTTCTGTGTTGGAGCTTACAAATTACTGAGACTTCGGTTTTGAACTCATCCAACCCTTGCCTTGACATTTTAGACAGCCTCTTCACTGCAATTTCCTGCCCTTCTACTAATAACTGACCCTGTTTGATTCCACATTTTACAAAAACAAGTTGGAGTTTAGATTTGAGATGTTGATTATGACAAATACAAGTTCTGATATAAGCAATGTGAAGTAGGGAACTCATATCTTACCTTATAGACAGGCCCAAATCCACCTTCCCCTAGCTTATTAGCTTCCGCAAAGTAATTTGTTGCAGTCTTTATGGTAGAAAAACTAAAAAAAGGCAATTCTTGATCCTTCTGTCTCCCTAATCTCATCTTCTTTGCAGCTCTAACTTCATCAGGATCCATTGGTAAAACATTCTCAGAGCCTATTTGAAAGCATCTCACACAATCAGAGTTCAAAATGCCATCTAGCTTGTCTACTTTAATTTTTAGTTATATTAATTAGATGACACTGATCGAAGGGAGTGAAGGCTCTCTGTTTGATTATGATTTCGAAGAAAAAAAGTTTGACATTTTGTTTTCTTTTCAAATATACTAGGAGGGGTCTCTAGTGGGGAACTTCAAATCAAACACTTGAATGAGGTTTAAATTTTTACCTGAAATAATTTTTAATTAACACCCAAGTATCCATGCAACTGTTGTTCAAAAGTCCACATAATCCTCATTTTGAAGGACATCTTAAAACCATTAAAACAAAATAAAAATGGAACTCTATAAGATCTCAGTAGTCAGACTATAATTTTAGAATGTAAATCACAAATATTGTGTTTCTTACATTCCAAAGGTGCAGGAGTCTAAGCACAAAACTATAGTATGAAAATGTGAATACCGCTCACCATATTTCTGTTCCAACAGTGACATTTACTAACTAAAAACAGGCAAAGTGAAACCTATTTAGTACAATAGCCAAATTCAAACCTTTGAATCGCCTCCTCCAGCGCAAAAGGCAGGACAAGGAGAGTGGAATAAGAACCAAGAGGGAAGCCAAAGGACCCATGATAGCTAGCCAGTGTTTCCAATTCCTACCAGCTGGAGAGTTATCAACATTTCGGTTGTAAGTATCATTAACAAATCTGATCGTATCAATGAAAATTAACTCTTAAAAAATTGAAGGAATTACATGATATTATTATACTTTATTTATAAATAGAAATTGATACATTCTCCTAACATAAATCTGCACCACATATTGAAATATGATGCATGTATCTTATGTATAGTTCAGATTAGCCATCTAAACGTATGACATGCAAACAGTAATTTTTGTCAGCAGAAAGAAACAGAATGAGCCATTCCTATTCAATTGTCTACTAATCATCCAGAACAGAAGAAAATGAGTCTGATTCTCATTATATGTTTACTGACTTTGAAATTCAGAAGATACATGCATTAACCTGATTACTGAGATCAGGTTTACATTCAGAAGAAAAAAATTATAGGCAATCAGCTTAACTTTATATTACTTTCACCAGCCGTCCTAATTAAACACATAGTATATCAATAGTCATGATGTTTATCAGAAGGCGTAGGTGAATATCATTTAAGATTTGTCAAAGATATATATCTTTGGTTGTCCCCATGTTTTGTATCTATAAACATTCACATCATACAGTCAAACAAGCAAACCAAAGAATTCCAATTAATTCCTTATCACCTTCAATAAAAGAAAAAACATGATTTTGAATAAACTGTGGCAAGACGAGAATTTGAATCAAGTGATGCTCACTTATCGATCTTATCCCAGGGAAAGAGGTTGTTCGCAGTTTGTACTATTTATGATTTCATAATTTCTTTATTCTTATTGCACAACAGGGTCAACACTTGATAATACTTACTAACTTCAGATAATCCATAACCAATTGATCAAATGTGTGAGACAAATCAACAAGCTGACCAAATTTAAGCCTCTTTGATATGGTCAAAGGGGTTTGGTTGGAAATCTGCAATTCACTCAGCATGAAGGAGTTTCATTTTGGAACGACGGAATACTGGATTCAAAGCTCCCAGCAAGATATTAGGCCCTTACAATTCACAACAGAAGGCACTTGGTTTGGCTTCAGTTTTACAACCAAAGCCTCCACTCAAACAGCACCAAGAGTTTCTATTTGGCACGTCCACATGTTTGCAAACTTGCAGAATCCATTTAGGCAAACTATATACAAATATATTTAATTAATTATAGACTTACCACTTTGAGCACCATTGCGAATGTGGATAAGCCCTGTTCCATCTGCGATGATGTTCAACAGATCCTGTTTACTTCCATAATAAAGCTGACACATTGGTTCATCAATGAAAGCAGTACAAGAACAATTGGTGGAGCACAGAGTTTCACATTCAGTAGGCTCAGTATTATTGGAAACACTACCATGAAATGTAAATGGTAGCGAACCATTCACCTCAGAGAATTCTCCGCCGTTGACACAAATAGCTGGCATCGAAGTCAAGCACCTCGCAGAATTACCACCAGCTGAATCCTCACACAAAGCATGACTCACAGATGATATCTTCCCATCCAACATAAAATACTCGTCCAGGTTTCCTGTTGAACCCATAACAAACCACATGAAGTCGTAATTCTTACTGGTGCTGAAAGTGTAGTAGGCTTCATATTCATTAGACTCGTAGCTAAAATTGTACATATTCCTGGTTGAGTTCTCAAAAATAAATCGTAAGCCTTGTTCATCCCTGAAAGCAATTACCATCTTCACTCCATCTCCTCGCCAAACTGAAAGCCTTGTGAAGTTGAGGACATCCATGGTTAAGGTGAATAGGCCACGAGCTGGGTTTTTGGGGTTCTCCCAAGAAACCAACATGTTAAACATTCTTTGAGTTGTGTTTAGGCCAAACAGACCAAGTTTCATCCCAGGTAGAAAAGTATCAGTTGGCAAATCAAAACTCTGCCATATGGTGGTACCTGTATCTGCTTCCTTGAGGACCAAGTTTCCAGTATCAAGAAGTGTTGCACTTGTGTTGGTTGTAGTGGTGGAAAGACTTCCTGTGTTGACTATCATTAGCTCTTGTCGATGGTCTGTGAGAACCAAATTCCCAGACCGGATTTGAAGTAGGCCAGATGAATCGATTATGGGATTGTCGCGGTCAACCCAGACAACCTTGTCGACATCAGCTTTGAACCAAATTCCCAGATAGTAATTACCTGACAAGTTTTTATTGAAAAAACCAAGTTCAAAAACTCCACCAGCTGAAACCAGGGTTTGACTGTCTCTTAATGTGTCTGAAGGCGTAAGTGTGTCTGTTGCAGGGGATGAAAATGAAAAGAAGGTAATGAATGATGTCAAGAAAATAAGAGGAAGAAACAATTTGGCCATTACAGAAACAGAGGAGATGCAAAGCCCAATGAACAAATTTAAGATAAGCAGAGAACCCCTGTTCGGAGCTGCTAGCTAGTTCTTTAATTAGTTGATAATGAAATACAATGTGGTCTTGCATTCTGATAGATGCAGGTGTATTAGTCATAATTTGAAATATTTTACTTATGTACGATTTTGAAATTAGGAGATATAACGATATATAAGTTAGCTCCATATATTTCAGAATATATAATTATCGTAGTCAAATCTCAAGTGAATCAAAATAAAAGGGCAATAAAACATACATCATTCAAACATGATGTAACATCTGGAGCCCAGTGGATTCAGCAGCATAAGTTCTAGGAATAATTAATTCGACCGAGAATTTCTTAAACTAAATGATGCACGCAAGTAAATCACAAAAGCAGAACAGAACCGATCGAGTGCCAACTATTTATTTACCTGGAGTTTAGGGTAATAAGGCTATTGACATGGAGAGAACTAGAGAGCAAGCTGCTGGGTCAAACCTTTTGAAACGACAGAGAAAACCCAGATATATGATAGCTAGCTTGATGAGCCTGTTTTCCATTAACACTGAAGTGATCAAAGCACAAAAGGATCAATGTCGGAAGCTCTCTAGCTTTCACCAAGCCAAGGCTACAATACTTGGTATGATATGAAATCCTTGAATCGGAAAACTCCCAAGACAATAGATAAACCCGCTTTACAACTTTCATCTATCAGACATTCGGACATGCTGAAAGAGATCTGTTTTCAGGGATATCAGTGATGTCTAGCATGGCACAGGTGGCATACATGCAAAACATCCAGCTGACTGTAATTATGTGTATTGGGCCGAATTCAATAATAGGGATCCTTCTGATTCTCTGGCCCAAGACTAAGATGCTAATTAGCTTTTCATTTTTCAATTACATGAATTTCCTTTTGGTTAACTATTTACTGTTTTCGTCATTCCTGGTAAAGTTCCTTTTGGTCAACTATTTACTGTTCTTGTCATAGAAAATCATAGAAAAAAAAAAAAAAAAAAACTAATTCATTGTTCTTATATACTGAACAAGGAAACACAGAGGTTCCTCAAGGAAGATTGATGACATATGCAGGGAATTGGTCAGAAATTAAAGAGTGAAAAAACAATCACATTTCTGATACAATTTCTCCCCTAGCTAGGAGACTTAAAAAAATGTTGTACAATATTGTGCCACTAAGGTGAAAAATGAGCATTCCCTTTTGCACTAATCACAACTATATATTATACAAACTAAAATGAACT
The window above is part of the Fragaria vesca subsp. vesca linkage group LG2, FraVesHawaii_1.0, whole genome shotgun sequence genome. Proteins encoded here:
- the LOC101301558 gene encoding G-type lectin S-receptor-like serine/threonine-protein kinase B120-like, with amino-acid sequence MAMFLPFICLTFLSCFSFSSLATDTLTPSDTLRGSQTLVSAGGVFVLGLFNESSSGYYYLGIWFKADANKVVWVDRENPIMDSSGVVQIRSGNLVLTDRRQVLLIVNTGSLSTTTTNTSATLLDTGNLVLKEADSGTTIWQSFDIPTDTFLPGMKIGLFGLNTTLQTFHILVSWASPQNPIRGLFTLSIDANDHTRISVWRGDGAVMDVGFWNGNGLRFIFENSSAGNMYNFSFQSNGSDAFYTFSTPKNYDLMWFVMASTGTLDQYLMLDGKISNVSHALCEDSNGGNTGRCLTSLPSMCDNDGKFSEMNGLLPSNTSNDSTYLWTADCETLCKNNCSCTAFTSLENGQSGCQLYFGSKQNLLMIVEKGAGVIYIRSGDSSDGKQWKLWLSVAVPLGSLLISISISFYWYMRCRRKRKEDQVTKRESDQARLFQMCSNDASPIQLNEARSANNMELGRQKDQDLPFFSFSAIKTATDYFAESNKLGEGGYGPVYKGKLLQEGQEIAVKRLSKISRQGLEEFKNEVSVICKLQHRNLVRLLGCCIEAEESILIYEFMPNNSLNSFIFDSSKHVLLDWERRMSIIEGIAQGLLYLHKYSRLRIIHRDLKTSNILLDCDLNPKISDFGMARIVGDNDIRGQTKRVVGTIGYMSPEYAMDGLFSEKSDVFSFGVIILEVISGKKNIAFFDVDQSQNLLGRAWNLWKDGNGLGLLDSALHASCSSNEVMRCIQIGLLCVQERAIDRPYMSDVIFMLSNESIALPHPKEPAFLSQFCADADSSSSRQRYYSKNDITMSQVDAR
- the LOC101301846 gene encoding G-type lectin S-receptor-like serine/threonine-protein kinase CES101-like codes for the protein MAKLFLPLIFLTSFITFFSFSSPATDTLTPSDTLRDSQTLVSAGGVFELGFFNKNLSGNYYLGIWFKADVDKVVWVDRDNPIIDSSGLLQIRSGNLVLTDHRQELMIVNTGSLSTTTTNTSATLLDTGNLVLKEADTGTTIWQSFDLPTDTFLPGMKLGLFGLNTTQRMFNMLVSWENPKNPARGLFTLTMDVLNFTRLSVWRGDGVKMVIAFRDEQGLRFIFENSTRNMYNFSYESNEYEAYYTFSTSKNYDFMWFVMGSTGNLDEYFMLDGKISSVSHALCEDSAGGNSARCLTSMPAICVNGGEFSEVNGSLPFTFHGSVSNNTEPTECETLCSTNCSCTAFIDEPMCQLYYGSKQDLLNIIADGTGLIHIRNGAQSAGRNWKHWLAIMGPLASLLVLIPLSLSCLLRWRRRFKVRAAKKMRLGRQKDQELPFFSFSTIKTATNYFAEANKLGEGGFGPVYKGQLLVEGQEIAVKRLSKMSRQGLDEFKTEVSVICKLQHRNLVRLLGCCIEAEESILVYEYMPNRSLDSFIFDSTKQVHLDWRTRINIIEGIAQGLLYLHKYSRLRIIHRDLKTSNILLDRDLNPKISDFGTARIFGDNDTRGQTNRVVGTFGYMAPEYAMDGLFSEKSDVFSFGVIVLEIISSKKNIAFFQADQSKNLLSKAWNLWKDDNGMELMDSAFHASCSSSEVTRYIQMGLLCVQERAIDRPTMLDVVAMLSNESFALRVPKEPAFLSQSSSTGGNSLQSRQTDLSKNDVTISEEHGR